gtgtgtgtgtgtgtgtgtgtggtgttttgatGTGCACATTTGTATCACAATTTTCAACATTCCACCCAAAACAGGAAACACAATCCAAAGTATTCTCTTTGCAATGATTTATTAATCGAAAACTGCTTTCAACATTCGGAAATAGAAACTGCAGTCTCGACGTTGTAATGTCCAGTCTTCACCAAGGGCTGTGCACATTGCATGGCGAGGGAATCGACACTGCTTTGCTGCACACAAATCATAGGTTATTATTCACTGTGCGCAGACAAgtatgttacacacacacacacacacacacacacacacacacacacacacacacacacacacacacacacacacacacacacgcacacacacacacacacacacaaacactcacacacacacacacacacacacacaaacactcactcacgcacaaacacacacacacacacacacacacacacacacacacacgtacaaacaaaTACGCGCGCACCCACGCTATCAataatctctctctcaaatTTAAAACAAGCAAAAGAAGAGAGGGAAtaacacaccaaaaccaaaccaGGTAAATAGCTATCTAACTAGCGGATGCATTCAATTTAATTGTCATAAGTTAAGATGCACAAGAATCAACattaattgtttttcttttcctaGGTTCTAtgaagaatgttttgtttttgtcctgtttttATTCTTCACGTTCAGAAGTTGGTAGTGGTTATTGTTACCGGCACTAGTGTCTAAGGATTGTATATTGATTTGTGAGTAttgtggaagaaaaaaaagaaaaagatgcaCAAGAACTTATCATCGCTGGTGCAGAAGTCTGACTCACCATGTTTATCCGGAGACGGCGGCACCGGCCGTGGCACCAGCATTAGCGTTAGCACCGACTCCACCAGCATTGACGCCAGCAGACACGCTGAGGACGGCCTCGAGGGCAGCAGACACTCCCCCCAGCACGTCCTGGAGGATAGCAGCGATGTCGACGTTGCTGATGGCGGAGAGAGCGCTGTTGACCACGCCGCTGACGACGCCTAGAAGCTGGTTGATGGGCAGGCTGCTGATGAGCTGCCTCAACACGGCTTCGACGGTCTCAACGACCTCTTCCACCAGGTCAACCACCATGCCGAGGATTTCGTCGATTCCCAGCCTGCCGACCAGGTTGGCCAGCACCCTGCCAAGGTTGAGACCGCTCACCAGACCCACGACTTCGTTCAGCACGCCGGGGATGTCCACCTGCACACAGCCCACACATCATACATCTAGTTCATCATAATCTACAGTAGGGATATCGACCTGAACACAGCCAAAACATCATACAGCTAGTTCATCAACTTCTCCTGTAGGGATGTCCACCTGACCACAGCCAACACATCATACATCTAGTTCATAAACATCTACTGTATGGATGTTCACCTGATCACAGCCAACACATCATACATCTAGTTCATAAACATCTACTGTATGGATGTCCACCTGACCGCAGACCACACATCATACATCTAGTTCATCCTACATCTAATTCATCAACATCTACTGTAGGGATTTTCGTTGACGCGTAGACCATCAACACATAGCAATATCGCCTAAATACAGCAAAAAACATCAGTCAAGAAGGTCATCAACACATAGTGATATCTACTGAACAGAAATCGCCTGATCACAGTGACAGAACACAGTGACAGAACGCAGTGACAGAACACAGTGACAGAACACAGTGACAGAACGCAGTGACAGAACACAGTGACAGAACGCAGTGACAGAACACAGTGACAGAACACAGTGACAGAACGCAGTGACAGAACACAGTGACAGAACGCAGTGACAGAACACAGTGACAGAACACAGTGACAGAACGCAGTGACAGAACACAGTGACAGAACACAGTGACAGAACACAGTGACAGAACACAGTGACAGAACGCAGTGACAGAACGCAGTGACAGAACACAGTGACAGAACACAGTGACAGAACACAGTGACAGAACACAGTGACAGAACACAGTGACAGAACGCAGTGACAGAACACAGTGACAGAACACAGTGACAGAACACAGTGACAGAACACAGTGACAGAACACAGTGACAGAACACAGTGACAGAACACAGTGACAGAACACAGTGACAGAACGCAGTGACAGAACACAGTGACAGAACACAGTGACAGAACACAGTGACAGAACGCAGTGACAGAACACAGTGACAGAACACAGTGACAGAACACAGTGACAGAACACAGTGACAGAACACAGTGACAGAACGCAGTGACAGAACACAGTGACAGAACACAGTGACAGAACGCAGTGACAGAACGCAGTGACAGAACACAGTGACAGAACACAGTGACAGAACGCAGTGACAGAACACAGTGACAGAACACAGTGACAGAACGCAGTGACAGAACACAGTGACAGAACACAGTGACAGAACACAGTGACAGAACACAGTGACAGAACGCAGTGACAGAACGCAGTGACAGAACACAGTGACAGAACACAGTGACAGAACACAGTGACAGAACACAGTGACAGAACACAGTGACAGAACGCAGGTCAGAACGTATTGAGAACTtccataactcataactcataactcataacattttattgatccaacaaaggaaattaaattggtcatcagcacatataggtcattaattaataattataaaagaataagagaagaaaattcataaaacccatgataacaaaaaaatatctaaagtaatatatgtacaactacaataccctttttacttgcacacatgacacaccgacacaccaacacatatgcatacatacctacatacatacaaaacCAAAGATGTCGTTTAGCATGCGGGGGACGTGGAGCTTCAAAGAGCGAGCGCGTAATCACGTCACGATCATCTACCATACAGATACTATGACCAGCATCGCCCTGGCTGAGGTGAACGAACCGAACGTGGGTGACACCCAAAatgggagagaacaaaccgcggggtctgatttgTTGAAATCACATCAAATCTTAATGTCAACCAATCCTACACACTGGCTGGCTCTCCTCCGGTTGGTAACGCTCTCGTGCCCTTCGgcccacgtatcacacacaaagaATCAACCTAAAAAGACTGCcagacagaagacacagagacagacactgggAAAAACACCGGCATTATCGCACCATGTAGGAACACGTGCATCACGTATTATCTGggtaatatgtgaccctccaccacgaaatgagtcgcatgtcacctcgcgcggttctgcgctaggcttcatATAAgttcggggagtgtctggtaacagtttgagggtcaccttagtcacaggcttataactcaaacagttttcgctcgtttctaaaacggttttcaccactggatagagcatacaaaactctttaggaaaatg
The sequence above is a segment of the Littorina saxatilis isolate snail1 linkage group LG3, US_GU_Lsax_2.0, whole genome shotgun sequence genome. Coding sequences within it:
- the LOC138963015 gene encoding uncharacterized protein; translated protein: MRVLAVLVVLGLLAASCADAKPRDKRLLGLNLGLGASGSASAGLDLGGLLGGTLGAVTGLVGDVLMLVNQIVASLVNALQGALDTVAAVANAAVQIVQNIDLGNIASAVAAIVTDVANLDVNGLVNGVFNLLDAVDIPGVLNEVVGLVSGLNLGRVLANLVGRLGIDEILGMVVDLVEEVVETVEAVLRQLISSLPINQLLGVVSGVVNSALSAISNVDIAAILQDVLGGVSAALEAVLSVSAGVNAGGVGANANAGATAGAAVSG